In Mycolicibacterium alvei, a single window of DNA contains:
- a CDS encoding SDR family oxidoreductase — MSKLEGKSAVVAAGAKNLGGLISATLASRGVNVAVHFNSASSEADADKTVAAVRDAGVKAVKVQGDLTVPANVERLFDTAVDAFGSVDIAINTVGKVLRKPFVETTEAEYDSMFDINAKAAYFFLQQAGKRLNDNGSVVTIVTALLAAYTDGYSTYAGSKSPVEHFTRAASKEFGVRGINVNNVAPGPMDTPFFYPQETPERVEFHKSQAMGNRLTEITDIAPLVVFLADEGHWINGQTIFANGGYTTR; from the coding sequence ATGAGCAAACTGGAAGGTAAATCGGCAGTCGTTGCTGCCGGAGCGAAAAACCTTGGTGGACTGATCAGCGCGACGTTGGCTTCGAGGGGTGTCAACGTCGCGGTTCATTTCAACAGCGCCAGTAGTGAGGCGGACGCCGACAAGACGGTCGCGGCAGTGCGGGACGCAGGCGTCAAAGCCGTCAAAGTGCAAGGCGACCTCACTGTCCCGGCCAACGTCGAGCGGCTCTTCGACACGGCCGTCGACGCATTCGGCAGCGTCGACATCGCGATCAACACCGTCGGCAAGGTGTTGCGGAAGCCGTTCGTGGAAACGACTGAGGCCGAATATGACTCGATGTTCGACATCAATGCCAAGGCGGCCTACTTCTTCCTGCAGCAGGCGGGCAAGCGGCTCAATGACAACGGCTCGGTGGTCACCATCGTGACCGCGCTGCTGGCGGCCTACACCGACGGTTACTCGACCTACGCGGGCTCAAAGAGCCCCGTCGAACACTTCACCCGGGCCGCCTCCAAGGAGTTCGGAGTCCGCGGTATCAACGTCAACAACGTGGCACCCGGCCCGATGGACACGCCGTTCTTCTATCCGCAGGAGACCCCGGAACGGGTCGAGTTCCACAAGTCGCAGGCGATGGGCAACCGGTTGACCGAGATCACCGACATCGCCCCGCTGGTGGTGTTTCTCGCCGACGAGGGGCACTGGATCAACGGGCAGACCATTTTCGCCAACGGTGGCTATACCACTCGTTAG
- a CDS encoding acyl-CoA carboxylase subunit beta, with the protein MTIMAPETAAESLDPRDPLLRLQTFFDDGSVELLHERDRSGLLAAAGTVNGVRTIAFCTDGTVMGGAMGIEGCAHIVNAYDTAIEEQSPIVGIWHSGGARLAEGVKALHAVGLVFEAMIRASGYIPQISVVVGFAAGGAAYGPALTDVIVMAPDSKVFVTGPDVVRSVTGEDVDMVSLGGPDAHHKKSGVCHIVADDELDAYERGRRLVGLFSQQGHFDRAKAEAGDTDLAALMPESARRAYDVHPIIGALLDEGVPFEEFQGKWAPSIVVGLGRLAGRSVGVIANNPLRLGGCLNSESAEKAARFVRLCDAFGIPLVVVVDVPGYLPGVDQEWGGVVRRGAKLLHAFGESSVPRVTLVTRKIYGGAYIAMNSRSLNATKVFAWPDAEVAVMGAKAAVGILHKRKLAAAAPEDREALHEELALEHERIAGGVDSAIEIGVVDEKIDPAHTRSKLTQALAEAPHRRGRHKNIPL; encoded by the coding sequence ATGACGATCATGGCCCCCGAAACTGCTGCTGAATCGCTCGACCCGCGCGACCCACTGCTGCGTCTTCAGACCTTCTTCGATGACGGCAGCGTCGAGCTGCTGCACGAGCGGGACCGATCCGGTCTGCTGGCCGCGGCCGGCACGGTCAACGGTGTTCGTACGATTGCGTTCTGCACCGACGGCACCGTGATGGGCGGCGCCATGGGCATCGAGGGCTGTGCCCACATCGTCAACGCCTACGACACCGCAATCGAAGAGCAGAGCCCGATCGTGGGCATCTGGCACTCGGGCGGTGCGCGACTGGCCGAGGGCGTCAAGGCGCTGCATGCGGTCGGTCTGGTCTTCGAGGCGATGATCCGGGCCTCGGGCTACATCCCGCAGATCTCGGTGGTCGTCGGCTTCGCTGCCGGTGGTGCCGCGTACGGGCCGGCCCTGACCGACGTCATCGTCATGGCCCCGGACAGCAAGGTGTTCGTCACCGGTCCGGACGTCGTGCGCAGCGTTACCGGTGAGGATGTCGACATGGTGTCGCTCGGCGGCCCCGACGCCCACCACAAGAAGTCGGGTGTGTGCCACATCGTGGCCGACGACGAGCTCGACGCCTACGAGCGCGGCCGCCGTCTGGTCGGATTGTTCAGCCAGCAGGGCCATTTCGATCGCGCCAAGGCCGAGGCCGGCGACACCGATCTGGCCGCGCTGATGCCCGAGTCGGCCCGCCGCGCCTACGACGTGCACCCGATCATCGGGGCATTGCTCGACGAGGGTGTGCCCTTCGAGGAGTTCCAGGGCAAGTGGGCCCCGTCGATCGTGGTCGGTCTGGGCCGTCTGGCCGGCCGGTCGGTCGGCGTGATCGCGAACAACCCGCTGCGCCTGGGTGGCTGCCTGAACTCCGAAAGCGCCGAGAAGGCAGCACGTTTCGTGCGGCTGTGCGACGCCTTCGGCATCCCGCTGGTGGTCGTGGTCGACGTCCCGGGCTACCTGCCCGGCGTGGACCAGGAATGGGGCGGCGTGGTCCGCCGCGGCGCCAAGCTGCTGCACGCTTTCGGTGAGTCCTCGGTCCCCCGCGTGACCCTGGTGACCCGCAAGATCTACGGCGGCGCCTACATCGCGATGAACTCGCGTTCGCTCAACGCCACCAAGGTGTTCGCCTGGCCGGACGCCGAGGTCGCCGTGATGGGCGCCAAGGCCGCCGTCGGCATCCTGCACAAGCGTAAGTTGGCCGCGGCGGCTCCTGAAGACCGCGAGGCATTGCATGAGGAACTCGCGCTGGAGCATGAACGGATTGCCGGCGGCGTGGATTCCGCGATCGAGATCGGCGTGGTCGACGAGAAGATCGACCCGGCCCACACCCGCAGCAAGCTGACGCAGGCGCTGGCCGAGGCCCCGCACCGGCGCGGCCGCCACAAGAACATCCCGCTGTAA
- the kasB gene encoding 3-oxoacyl-ACP synthase KasB, which yields MAGLSTGNGLPNVVVTGVAMSTALATDAESTWKKLLDGQSGIRLLTDPFVEEYDLPVRIGGHLLEDFDHELTRVELRRLSYLQKMSTVIGRRVWANAGSPEVDTRRLMVSIGTGMGSSEELVFAYDGMRTKGLRAVSPLVVQMYMPNGAAAAVGLDRKAKAGVCTSISACASGSEAIANAWRQIVLGEADIAICGGVETKIEAVPIAGFAQMRIVLSNTNDDPAGACRPFDKDRNGFVFGEGGALMVIETEEHAKARGANILGRLMGASVTSDGYHIVAPDPNGEQAGHAMTRAIELAGLQPTDIDHINAHATGTSVGDVAEGKAINNAMRGHVPAVYAPKSALGHSVGAVGAVESILTVMALRDGVIPPTLNLRNLDPEIDLDVVAGEPRQGDYKYAINNSFGFGGHNVALAFGKY from the coding sequence ATGGCGGGATTATCCACTGGGAACGGTCTTCCCAATGTGGTTGTCACCGGCGTAGCCATGTCAACGGCGCTGGCAACCGACGCTGAAAGCACCTGGAAGAAGCTGCTCGACGGCCAGAGCGGGATCCGGTTACTCACCGATCCGTTCGTCGAGGAGTACGACCTGCCGGTTCGTATCGGCGGCCACCTCCTGGAGGACTTCGATCACGAGCTGACGCGGGTTGAACTGCGCCGGTTGTCATATTTGCAGAAGATGTCGACGGTGATCGGCCGCCGGGTCTGGGCCAACGCTGGCTCCCCGGAGGTCGATACCCGCCGGCTCATGGTGTCGATCGGCACCGGTATGGGTTCCTCCGAGGAGCTCGTGTTCGCCTACGACGGCATGCGGACCAAGGGCCTGCGCGCCGTGTCGCCACTGGTGGTGCAGATGTACATGCCCAACGGTGCGGCCGCGGCGGTCGGGCTGGATCGCAAGGCCAAGGCCGGGGTGTGTACCTCGATCTCGGCCTGTGCCTCCGGTTCCGAGGCCATCGCCAACGCCTGGCGCCAGATCGTGCTCGGCGAGGCCGACATCGCGATCTGCGGTGGCGTCGAGACGAAGATCGAGGCCGTGCCGATCGCCGGCTTCGCGCAGATGCGCATCGTGCTGTCGAACACCAACGATGATCCGGCGGGCGCGTGCCGCCCGTTCGACAAGGACCGCAACGGTTTCGTGTTCGGCGAGGGCGGTGCCCTCATGGTCATCGAGACCGAGGAGCACGCCAAGGCACGCGGCGCCAACATCTTGGGCCGTCTGATGGGTGCGAGTGTCACCTCGGACGGCTACCACATCGTCGCGCCGGACCCCAACGGCGAGCAGGCTGGTCACGCCATGACCCGCGCCATCGAACTGGCGGGCCTGCAGCCCACTGACATCGATCACATCAACGCGCATGCCACGGGCACCAGCGTCGGCGATGTGGCCGAGGGCAAAGCGATCAACAACGCGATGCGCGGGCACGTGCCCGCCGTCTACGCACCCAAGTCCGCTCTCGGGCACTCGGTCGGCGCGGTCGGCGCGGTGGAGTCCATCCTGACGGTGATGGCGCTGCGGGACGGCGTCATTCCACCCACGCTCAACCTGCGCAACCTCGATCCGGAGATCGATCTGGACGTGGTTGCCGGTGAGCCGCGACAAGGCGACTACAAGTACGCCATCAACAATTCGTTCGGATTCGGTGGGCACAACGTCGCGCTCGCCTTCGGGAAGTACTGA
- the kasA gene encoding 3-oxoacyl-ACP synthase KasA, translated as MTKPSTANGGFPNVVVTAVEATTALAADIESTWKGLLAGESGIRELTDDFVTKWDLPVRIGGHLVDDIDGHLTRIELRRNSYVQRMSLVLARRLWKNAGAPEVDPDRFAVVIGTGLGGGEKIVETYDAMNEGGIRKVSPLAVQMIMPNGAAAVAGLELGARAGVITPVSACSSGSEAIAHGWRQIVMGDADFAVVGGVEGGIEALPIAAFSMMRAMSTRNDDPAGASRPFDKDRDGFVFGEAGAMMIIETEEHALARGAKPLARVMGAGITSDAFHMVAPADNGLRAGAAMKRALETAGLEAKDIDHVNAHGTATPIGDTAESNAIRVAGCQNAAVYAPKSALGHSIGAVGALESVLTVLALRDGVIPPTLNYETPDPEIDLDVVAGEPRYGDYKYAINNSFGFGGHNVALAFGKY; from the coding sequence ATGACCAAACCTTCCACTGCTAACGGAGGCTTCCCGAACGTCGTGGTGACCGCCGTGGAGGCCACCACGGCGCTCGCTGCTGACATCGAGAGCACGTGGAAGGGCCTCCTGGCCGGAGAAAGCGGCATCCGTGAGTTGACCGACGACTTCGTCACCAAGTGGGACCTTCCGGTGCGTATCGGTGGTCACCTCGTCGACGACATCGACGGTCACCTGACCCGCATCGAGCTGCGCCGCAATTCCTACGTGCAGCGCATGTCCCTGGTGCTGGCTCGCCGGCTATGGAAGAACGCGGGTGCACCCGAGGTCGATCCGGATCGTTTCGCGGTCGTGATCGGCACCGGACTCGGTGGCGGCGAGAAGATCGTCGAGACCTACGACGCGATGAACGAGGGCGGCATCCGCAAGGTCAGCCCGCTCGCCGTCCAGATGATCATGCCCAACGGTGCAGCCGCCGTCGCGGGTCTTGAACTCGGCGCCCGTGCCGGGGTCATCACCCCCGTGTCGGCATGTTCGTCGGGGTCTGAGGCCATTGCCCACGGCTGGCGTCAGATCGTGATGGGTGACGCGGACTTCGCCGTTGTCGGCGGTGTGGAGGGCGGTATCGAGGCGCTGCCGATCGCGGCGTTCTCGATGATGCGCGCCATGTCGACCCGCAACGACGATCCCGCCGGTGCGTCCAGGCCGTTCGACAAGGATCGCGACGGCTTCGTGTTCGGCGAGGCGGGCGCGATGATGATCATCGAGACCGAGGAGCACGCTCTGGCCCGTGGCGCCAAGCCGCTGGCCCGGGTGATGGGTGCCGGTATCACCTCGGATGCGTTCCACATGGTGGCTCCGGCGGACAACGGTCTGCGGGCCGGTGCCGCGATGAAGCGTGCGCTGGAAACCGCAGGGCTGGAGGCCAAGGACATCGACCACGTCAATGCCCACGGCACTGCCACCCCGATCGGTGACACCGCCGAGTCCAACGCCATCCGGGTCGCCGGATGTCAGAACGCCGCGGTGTACGCACCGAAGTCGGCACTGGGTCACTCGATCGGTGCAGTCGGTGCGCTGGAGTCGGTTTTGACGGTGCTCGCATTGCGGGACGGGGTGATCCCCCCGACCCTCAACTACGAGACGCCGGATCCCGAGATCGATCTCGATGTGGTTGCGGGCGAGCCTCGTTATGGCGACTACAAGTACGCCATCAACAACTCGTTCGGGTTCGGTGGCCACAATGTGGCTCTGGCTTTCGGGAAGTACTGA
- the acpM gene encoding meromycolate extension acyl carrier protein AcpM: protein MGASQEEIISGLAEIIEEVTGIEPSEVTPEKSFVDDLDIDSLSMVEIAVQTEDKYGVKIPDEDLAGLRTVGDVVSYIQKLEEENPEAAAALREKFGSE, encoded by the coding sequence ATGGGCGCCAGCCAAGAAGAAATCATCTCCGGTCTCGCCGAGATCATCGAAGAGGTCACCGGCATCGAGCCGTCCGAGGTGACCCCGGAGAAGTCGTTCGTCGACGACCTGGACATCGACTCGCTGTCGATGGTTGAGATCGCCGTGCAGACCGAGGACAAGTACGGCGTGAAGATCCCCGATGAGGATCTGGCCGGCCTGCGCACCGTCGGTGACGTCGTCTCCTACATCCAGAAGCTCGAAGAAGAGAACCCCGAGGCCGCCGCCGCCCTGCGCGAGAAGTTTGGCTCGGAATGA
- a CDS encoding ACP S-malonyltransferase — protein MLALLAPGQGSQTPGMLSPWLELPGAADRLATWSQISGLDLARLGTTATAEEITDTAVTQPLVVAATLLAYEELAKRGVPETAETLVAGHSVGEIAAYAIAGVISADDAVKLAATRGAEMAKACAVEPTGMSAVLGGDEAEVLEALARLDLIPANRNAAGQIVAAGAISALEKLAEDPPAKARVRQLATAGAFHTRYMASALDGYSAAAASVTTSEPTATLLSNADGRPVTSAADAMEKLVAQLTKPVRWDLCSATMRDRFQTAERAGIVEFPPAGTLVGIAKRELKGTPTRAVKAPADLDGLDEL, from the coding sequence GTGCTCGCATTGCTCGCTCCCGGACAGGGATCGCAGACGCCCGGCATGCTCTCCCCTTGGCTGGAGCTGCCCGGTGCGGCCGACCGCCTCGCCACGTGGTCGCAGATCAGCGGCCTGGATCTGGCGCGCCTGGGAACCACCGCGACCGCCGAGGAGATCACCGATACCGCGGTGACTCAGCCGCTGGTGGTGGCCGCCACGCTGCTGGCCTATGAGGAACTGGCCAAACGCGGCGTGCCCGAGACCGCCGAGACGCTGGTCGCGGGCCATTCCGTCGGTGAGATCGCCGCCTACGCCATCGCCGGCGTCATCTCCGCCGACGATGCGGTCAAGCTGGCCGCCACCCGTGGCGCCGAGATGGCCAAGGCCTGCGCGGTCGAGCCGACCGGCATGTCCGCGGTGCTCGGCGGCGACGAGGCCGAAGTATTGGAAGCCCTGGCTCGTCTCGACCTGATCCCCGCCAACCGCAACGCCGCCGGCCAGATCGTGGCTGCCGGTGCGATCTCGGCCCTGGAGAAGCTCGCCGAGGATCCGCCGGCCAAGGCCCGCGTCCGTCAGCTGGCCACCGCAGGCGCGTTCCACACCCGGTACATGGCGTCCGCGCTGGACGGGTACTCCGCCGCAGCAGCATCTGTAACAACCTCTGAGCCGACCGCGACACTCCTGTCGAATGCAGACGGCCGGCCGGTCACCTCGGCTGCCGATGCTATGGAGAAGCTGGTAGCCCAGCTGACCAAGCCGGTGCGCTGGGATCTGTGCTCCGCCACCATGCGAGACCGCTTCCAGACCGCCGAGCGCGCCGGGATCGTCGAGTTCCCGCCGGCGGGAACTCTGGTCGGGATCGCCAAACGTGAACTGAAGGGCACACCGACACGCGCGGTCAAGGCCCCCGCAGACCTGGATGGTTTGGACGAGCTGTAA
- a CDS encoding PucR family transcriptional regulator, giving the protein MPDKRFIPPKSTVEVLETVPDSTLRRLKQYSGRLATEAVHAMAERLDFFNDLDASQRASVQLVVQTAVVNFVEWMRDPESDVSYTAQAFEVVPQDLRRRIALRQSVEMVRTSMEFFEEVVPLLARSEEQLNALTAGILRYSRDLAFAAASAYADQAEARGAWDLRMEANVVDAVVRGDTGPELQSQAAALNWDATAPATVIVGLPRPGRLDLARDDIHDVVKRHDRAALSDVHGTWLVTIVSGPLSATDRFLADLLSVFADGPVVVGPTSPTLTVAHRSATEAISGMNAVAGWPGAPRPVPARELLPERALMGDATAIAALESEVMRPLADAGPALTETLDAFLDSGGAIEACARKLFVHPNTVRYRLKRIGDFTGRDPAVPRDAYVLRVASTASRLSKQAYLPDTPDAGTIVIPAIRPARSARQHA; this is encoded by the coding sequence ATGCCCGACAAGCGGTTCATTCCGCCGAAATCCACGGTCGAGGTCCTTGAGACCGTGCCCGACTCGACGCTGCGCCGGTTGAAGCAGTACTCCGGCCGGTTGGCCACCGAGGCGGTACACGCCATGGCCGAACGTCTGGACTTCTTCAATGACCTGGACGCGTCGCAGCGGGCCAGCGTGCAACTGGTCGTCCAGACCGCCGTGGTCAACTTCGTCGAATGGATGCGGGACCCGGAAAGCGACGTCAGCTACACCGCCCAGGCCTTCGAGGTGGTGCCGCAGGACCTGCGCCGCCGTATCGCCCTGCGCCAGTCGGTCGAGATGGTCCGGACCTCGATGGAGTTCTTCGAAGAGGTGGTGCCGCTGCTGGCCCGGTCCGAGGAGCAGCTCAACGCCCTGACCGCGGGCATCCTGCGCTACAGCCGGGACCTGGCGTTCGCGGCGGCCAGCGCGTACGCCGACCAGGCTGAGGCCCGCGGGGCCTGGGATCTGCGGATGGAGGCCAACGTCGTGGATGCCGTGGTGCGCGGGGACACCGGGCCCGAACTGCAGTCCCAGGCGGCGGCACTGAATTGGGACGCCACCGCCCCGGCCACGGTGATCGTCGGCCTGCCACGTCCGGGCCGGTTGGATCTGGCCCGCGACGACATTCACGACGTCGTGAAGCGCCACGACCGGGCGGCACTGTCCGACGTGCACGGGACGTGGCTGGTGACGATCGTGTCGGGCCCGCTGTCAGCAACCGACCGCTTCCTGGCCGACCTGCTGTCGGTGTTCGCCGACGGCCCGGTGGTGGTCGGGCCGACCTCGCCGACGCTGACTGTCGCGCACCGCAGCGCCACCGAGGCGATCTCCGGGATGAACGCGGTGGCCGGCTGGCCGGGCGCACCCCGGCCGGTGCCCGCGCGCGAACTCCTGCCCGAACGGGCCCTGATGGGTGATGCGACGGCCATCGCGGCACTCGAGAGCGAGGTCATGCGCCCTTTGGCCGATGCCGGCCCGGCACTCACCGAGACCCTCGACGCCTTCCTCGATTCCGGGGGCGCCATCGAAGCTTGTGCGCGCAAATTGTTCGTTCATCCAAACACCGTGCGCTACCGTCTGAAACGGATCGGAGACTTCACCGGCCGCGATCCCGCCGTGCCGCGGGACGCTTATGTGCTGCGTGTGGCCTCGACAGCCAGCAGGCTAAGCAAACAGGCATACCTTCCGGACACGCCAGATGCGGGAACGATCGTGATACCGGCGATTCGCCCGGCGCGTTCGGCCAGACAACACGCCTGA
- the aceE gene encoding pyruvate dehydrogenase (acetyl-transferring), homodimeric type, whose product MTTEFVRQDLAQNSSTTAEPDRVRVIREGVASYLPDIDTEETAEWLESFDELLERSGPARARYLMLRLLERSREKRVAIPALTSTDYVNTIPTDLEPWFPGDEDVERRYRAWIRWNAAIMVHRAQRPGVGVGGHISTYASSASLYEVGFNHFFRGKSHPGGGDQVFIQGHASPGIYARAFLEGRLSTDQLDGFRQEHSHPGGGLPSYPHPRLMPDFWEFPTVSMGLGPMNAIYQARFNHYLHDRGIKDTSDQHVWAFLGDGEMDEPESRGLIQVAANEALDNLTFVVNCNLQRLDGPVRGNGKIIQELESFFRGAGWNVIKVVWGREWDALLHADRDGALVNLMNTTPDGDYQTYKANDGAYVRDHFFGRDPRTKALVQPMTDQEIWNLKRGGHDYRKVYAAYRAAMEHKGQPTIILAKTIKGYTLGSHFEGRNATHQMKKLALQDLKDFRDVTRVPITDAQLEQDPYLPPYYHPGPETPEIRYLLDRRRALGGFVPARRNKTTPLTLPPADAYSALKKGSGNQSVATTMATVRTFKELLRDKNIGPRLVPIIPDEARTFGMDSWFPSLKIYNRNGQLYTSVDSALMLAYKESEIGQILHEGINEAGSTASFTAVGTSYSTHNEPMIPIYIFYSMFGFQRTGDGLWAAADQMAKGFVLGATAGRTTLTGEGLQHADGHSLLLASTNPAAVTYDPAFAYEVAHIIESGLQRMYGEHAENVFFYITIYNEPYVQPAEPANLDPEALLRGMYRYRRAPEPRSNTAQILASGVSMPEALRAADMLAAEWDVAADVWSVTSWGELNREGVEIERHRLRHPDQPARTPHVTSSLADAAGPVVAVSDWMRAVPEQIRQWVPGTYITLGTDGFGFSDTRPAARRFFNTDAESVVVAALEGLARDGEIDPSVAIAAAKQYKIDDVFAAAVSYVDTGSA is encoded by the coding sequence TTGACCACCGAGTTCGTGCGCCAGGATCTGGCCCAAAACTCCTCTACCACAGCCGAACCCGACCGGGTACGGGTCATCCGTGAGGGGGTTGCCTCCTACCTTCCCGATATCGACACCGAAGAGACCGCGGAATGGCTGGAATCGTTCGACGAGTTGCTGGAGCGATCCGGCCCAGCCCGAGCCCGGTATCTGATGCTGCGCCTGCTCGAGCGCTCCCGCGAGAAACGCGTCGCGATTCCGGCGCTGACGTCGACCGACTACGTCAACACCATCCCGACCGACCTGGAGCCCTGGTTCCCCGGCGACGAGGACGTCGAGCGACGCTACCGCGCCTGGATCCGGTGGAACGCGGCCATCATGGTGCACCGCGCCCAGCGCCCGGGAGTCGGTGTGGGCGGGCACATTTCGACGTATGCCTCGTCGGCCTCGCTGTACGAGGTCGGGTTCAACCACTTCTTCCGCGGCAAGTCCCACCCGGGCGGTGGCGACCAGGTTTTCATCCAGGGTCACGCCTCCCCCGGCATCTACGCCCGCGCGTTCCTCGAAGGCCGCCTGTCCACCGACCAACTGGATGGTTTCCGTCAGGAGCACAGTCATCCCGGCGGCGGCCTGCCGTCCTACCCACACCCGCGCCTGATGCCCGACTTCTGGGAATTCCCCACGGTGTCGATGGGCCTGGGCCCGATGAACGCCATCTACCAGGCCCGGTTCAACCACTATCTGCACGACCGCGGCATCAAGGACACCTCCGATCAGCATGTGTGGGCGTTCCTGGGCGACGGCGAGATGGACGAGCCCGAGAGCCGCGGCCTGATCCAGGTGGCGGCCAACGAGGCGCTCGACAACCTGACCTTCGTGGTGAACTGCAACCTGCAACGCCTGGACGGCCCGGTACGCGGCAACGGCAAGATCATTCAAGAACTGGAGTCGTTCTTCCGCGGCGCCGGCTGGAACGTCATCAAGGTGGTCTGGGGCCGCGAGTGGGATGCCCTGCTGCACGCCGATCGCGACGGCGCACTGGTCAATTTGATGAACACGACGCCTGACGGTGACTACCAGACCTATAAGGCCAACGACGGCGCCTACGTGCGCGATCACTTCTTCGGGCGTGATCCGCGCACCAAGGCCCTGGTCCAGCCGATGACCGACCAGGAGATCTGGAACCTCAAGCGCGGCGGTCACGACTACCGCAAGGTGTATGCCGCCTACCGCGCCGCGATGGAGCACAAGGGCCAACCGACGATCATCCTGGCCAAGACCATCAAGGGCTACACCCTGGGCAGCCACTTCGAGGGCCGCAACGCCACGCACCAGATGAAAAAGCTTGCGCTGCAAGACCTCAAGGATTTCCGCGACGTCACCCGGGTGCCCATCACCGATGCGCAGCTCGAGCAGGACCCCTACCTGCCGCCGTACTACCACCCGGGACCGGAAACCCCGGAGATCCGGTACCTGCTGGACCGGCGCCGCGCACTGGGCGGGTTCGTCCCGGCCCGTCGGAACAAGACCACGCCGCTCACGCTGCCCCCAGCCGACGCCTACTCGGCGCTGAAGAAGGGGTCGGGCAACCAGTCCGTGGCCACCACCATGGCCACGGTGCGCACGTTCAAGGAACTGTTGCGGGACAAGAACATCGGCCCGCGTCTGGTGCCGATCATCCCCGACGAGGCTCGCACCTTCGGCATGGACTCGTGGTTCCCGAGCCTGAAGATCTACAACCGCAACGGGCAGCTGTACACCTCGGTGGACTCGGCACTGATGCTGGCCTACAAGGAATCCGAGATCGGCCAGATCCTGCACGAGGGCATCAACGAGGCGGGTTCGACCGCGTCGTTCACCGCAGTGGGCACGTCGTACTCGACCCACAACGAGCCGATGATCCCGATCTACATCTTCTATTCGATGTTCGGGTTCCAGCGCACCGGCGACGGCCTGTGGGCGGCGGCCGATCAGATGGCCAAGGGCTTCGTGCTCGGGGCGACGGCCGGTCGCACCACGCTGACCGGCGAGGGCCTGCAGCACGCCGACGGCCATTCGCTGCTGCTGGCGTCGACCAACCCGGCCGCGGTGACCTACGACCCGGCGTTCGCCTACGAGGTCGCCCACATCATCGAGAGCGGTCTGCAGCGGATGTACGGCGAGCACGCCGAGAACGTGTTCTTCTACATCACCATCTACAACGAGCCCTACGTACAGCCCGCAGAGCCGGCCAACCTCGACCCCGAGGCCCTGCTGCGCGGGATGTACCGCTACCGCCGGGCACCCGAACCACGCTCGAACACCGCCCAGATCCTGGCGTCGGGCGTCTCGATGCCCGAAGCGCTGCGGGCGGCGGACATGCTGGCGGCAGAGTGGGATGTGGCGGCCGACGTGTGGTCGGTGACCAGCTGGGGCGAGCTCAACCGCGAGGGCGTGGAGATCGAGCGGCACCGGCTGCGCCATCCGGATCAGCCCGCCCGCACCCCGCACGTCACCAGCTCCCTGGCCGATGCAGCCGGCCCGGTGGTCGCGGTGTCGGACTGGATGCGTGCGGTGCCCGAGCAGATCCGGCAGTGGGTCCCGGGTACTTACATCACCCTCGGTACCGACGGCTTCGGCTTCTCCGACACCCGGCCGGCGGCACGGCGTTTCTTCAACACCGACGCCGAGTCGGTGGTGGTCGCGGCGCTGGAAGGGCTGGCGCGTGACGGCGAGATCGATCCGTCGGTGGCCATCGCGGCGGCCAAGCAATACAAGATCGACGACGTATTCGCCGCCGCGGTGTCCTACGTCGACACCGGCAGCGCCTAG
- a CDS encoding DUF3052 domain-containing protein has product MVAAGTDSGPNYAHILGIHKDQIVQELGWDEDSDDDIRVDIEEACGSELLDEDSDEVVDVVLLWWRDDDGDLVDRLMDAITPLAEDGVIWVVTPKTGKPGHVQPAEIAESAPTAGLMQTSSAKLGDWTASRLVQPKSKAAGKRG; this is encoded by the coding sequence GTGGTCGCGGCGGGGACGGACTCAGGCCCGAACTACGCCCACATACTGGGCATCCATAAGGATCAGATAGTCCAGGAACTGGGTTGGGACGAGGATAGCGACGACGACATCCGGGTCGACATCGAAGAAGCGTGTGGCTCAGAGCTGCTCGACGAAGATTCGGACGAGGTCGTCGACGTGGTTTTGCTCTGGTGGCGGGACGACGACGGGGATCTCGTCGATCGACTCATGGACGCCATCACTCCACTCGCCGAGGACGGCGTGATCTGGGTGGTGACTCCCAAAACCGGTAAACCCGGGCACGTGCAGCCCGCCGAGATCGCCGAATCGGCGCCGACGGCCGGGTTGATGCAGACTTCGTCGGCCAAGTTGGGGGACTGGACGGCGAGTCGCCTGGTGCAGCCGAAATCGAAGGCCGCGGGAAAGCGGGGATAG